The sequence CGACTGGCTGTGGTAATGCCCGCCGCGGATGCCGCCGCCGTACGGCGTGCGGATCGTCATCGGCACGGTGTACTGGCCGCCGGAGCGGTATCGCATCTTCGCGGCCTCGGAGACGATCTGGTCGAACCCGGAGTAGATGAAGTCCATGAACTGGATCTCGGGCACCGGCCGGAGGCCGTAGAGCGCCATGCCGATCGAGGTGCCGATGATGCCTGCCTCCGAGAGCGGCGTGTCGAACACCCGCTCCGGGAACTCATCGAGGAGGCCTTCCGTGCACCGGAAGACGCCCCCGTTGCGGCCGACGTCCTCGCCGAGCACGACGACCCGATCGTCGCGTCGCATCTCCTCGCGCAGCGCGTTGTTGATCGCCTGGACCATCGTCATCGCGGGCATCGCTCACGACCTCGTCGCGTAGTACTCGGAATAGGGATCCTCGCTCGCCGCCGCGCCGGGCAGCCGGCCGAGCATCTCCGGATCGTCCTTGAACGGCCGCAAGTCCGGGTCCTCATCGAGGCTCGCCTTGTAGTCCGGTTGGAGTTCCACCGCTTTCGCGAAGTGCTCGATCGCCTTGGACTTGTCGCCCATCCGCGCGGCGATGCGGGCGAGGTTGTAGTGCGCGCTCGCGCGGGTCGGCTCCAGCTTGACGGCGTGGAGGAACGCCTCGAGGGCGCCCTCGATGTCGCCCGCGTGGAAGAGATCGTAGCCCAAGCTGTTCCACCCCTGCGGGTTCCCCGGGTCCGCGTCGCACAGCATGCGGTCGATCCGCGCCGCCTCGAGGTACTCGCCCTCCGCGCCGAGGCACGCGGCCGCGAGCGCGCAGACGTTCGCATCGACGTCTTTGCGTTGGAGCAGGGGCCGGACGATCGCGAGAGCCTCCCGGGGCCGGCCTTGCTTGAACAGCTCGTGGGCACGCATGATGCCGGAGCTCGAGGACGGCGGGGGAGCAGGTGCGGCGGGTCCCTTCTTCGCCAGCGTCTCACCCCCGCGGCGACGCCGTCAGGGCGTCCCGTTGCTCGCGCAGCCGTGACGGCATGTCCGCATACACGTCGGAGAAGAGGCTCTCCAGCGGCGGGGGCGGCACGCGCTCCGTCTCTTGGACCGCCCGCGTGATCTCGTCCCCGATTTCCTGCTCGAGGCGTGCCTCCCGTCCCTCGTCCCACCGGCCCGCCCGTTCGAGGTACCTCCGGAAGCGGGCGATCGGATCCCGCGCCCGCCAGGCGGCGACCTCCGCCTCGTCGCGGTACCTCGACGGGTCGTCGCTCGACGAGTGGGGGCCAAGGCGGTACGTGACCGCTTCGACCAAGGTGGGGCCCCGTCCCGACCGGGCGGCGTCCGCGGCGTCGCGGGTCGCGCGGTACACGGCGAGCGCGTCCATGCCGTCGACGCGGACGCCATCGAAGCCGTACGCCTGGGCTTTCTGCGCCAGGGTCGCCGAGGCGGTCTGCTTCGCCACGGGGACGGAAATCGCCCATTGGTTGTTGTTGCACAGGAAGACGGTCGGCGTGCGGAAGACGCCGGCGAAGTTCATCGCGGCGTGGAAGTCCGACGTGCTCGTCGCCCCGTCGCCGAAGAACACGAGCGCTGCGGCGCGGTCGCCGCGCAGCTTCATCGCCCACCCGATGCCGACCGCGTGCGGGATCTGCGTGCCGACGGGCGAGGAGATCGAGAGGTAATTCCCCTTCCGGTAGACGTAGTGGCAGGGCATCTGCCGGCCTTGCACCGGATCGCGCGCATTCCCCATGAGCTGACACAGAAGCTCCGTCAGGGGCATTCCGCGGACGAGCGCCGCGCCGGGCTCCCGGTACTGCGGCACGATCCAGTCGTCCGGAGACATCGCGAGCGCCGCGCCGACGATCGCCGCCTCCTGGCCGAGCGAGGGCCCGTAGAACCCGATTCGGCCCTGGCGCTGCAAGGCGAGCATGCGGTTGTCGAGGATCCGTTGGAGCATCATCCCCCGGTACATGCGGACCGCCTCCGCCTCCGGGAGTTTCGGGTCGAGACGGGGGTCCGTCGACCCATCGTCCTGGATGACGCGGAGCGCATCGACCACGGTGTTCCTCGCACCCCCGGGGGGCGGGAAAAACAAGACGGCTCGTGCCGCCTTAAGCCTTCCGACCGGAGGCCGGAGGAATCTCTAAATCGTTCGCGGCGTTGTCCGCGCGGTGATTTGTGGACGTCGGCCGGCGGACGTACGGCTACCTTGCAATCGTCCTTGCGGCGGTCCTGTTCGGCGTCTGGCCGAGCCTGTCGAAGCTCGTCCTGAATGAGGTCCACCACCCGCTCGTCATCGCGTTCCTGGTCCAGCTCATCCCTGGGATCGCGCTCTCGCCAGCGCTCCGGGGCGTCCGGATCCGCCGACCGGACTGGCGGCTCCTCCTCTTCGGAGCCCTCGTCGGGTCCGTCGCCGGGCCGATCGTCTACTTCTATGGCCTCGACCGGACGACCGCGGCGAACTCCATCCTCCTGTCGAACAGCGAGTCCCTCTTCACGATCGTGCTCGCGTACGCCGTCCTGGGGGAACGCGCCACGCGACGCGAATACGTCGCGCTCGCCGGCATCGCGGTCGGCGCGTTCCTCGTGACGACCCAATTGCGTCTCGGCGACGTCCGATTCCTGGAGTTCCTCATCGGCAACGCGATGCTCGTGGCCGCCGCGGCGTGCTGGGGCGTGAGCAACACCGTGAGCACGATCCTCCTCCGTCGGGTCAAGATCGTCCCGCTCCTCGCGACCCAGCTGCTCGTCGCCGCCGCCGTGCTCGCGCCGATCGTTCTGGTCGCCGGCGCGCCCCTCACGATCCCGCTCCCCATCGTGCCGATCCTCGTCCTCCTCTCCCTGAGCGCCGGCGGCATGTTCTCCGTGCTCTTCTTCTACGCGTTCCGCACGATCGGCGCGATGCGCACGGGAGCCGTCCTCCCGACGTCCGCGCTCTGGGGCATCCTCCTCGCCATCTACCTCTTCCCGAGCGAGACGTTGAGCGGGGTGCAGATCGTCGGCGGCGCCCTGATGCTCCTCGCCCTCGTGGCGTTCTACGTCCTGCGCGGTCCCTCGGAGGCCGAAGGCGAAACGTTGAAACCGGCCGCGTCGGATGGTCCCGATTCACCGTGACCCCGACGACCTCGGACGAGACGCCGTTCGCCCGCCTCGCGGAACTGGCCCGGAAGCTCGAGGCGACGCCGAAGCGGCTGGAGAAGCGCGCGCTGCTGGCGGAATTCCTCCGGTCGCTCCGGAGGGACGAGGTCGCGCCCGCGGTCCACCTGATCGTCGGCCGGATCTTCGCGGAGTCGGATGCGCGCGCGCTGAACGTCGGCTGGGCGACGCTCAAGAAGGCGATGGCCGGGGCGAAACAGGCGACGCTGAATCCGCAGCCGCTCACGATCCTCGACGTCTCCCGCGCCTTCGCGCAAGTCGCGGAGGCCCACGGGCCCGATTCGGTGAGGACCCGCCGGCGGATCCTCGGGTCCCTCCTCGGCCGCGCCTCCGAGGACGAACGGCACGTCCTCCTGAAGAACGTCTTCGGCGAGATGCGGATCGGGGTGAATGAGGGCGTCATGCTCGACGGGATCGCGGACGCCTCCGGGGTCCCTGCGGACGTCGTGCGGACCGCGCACATGTTCCTCGGCGACCTCGGCCTCGTCGCGGAGATCGCGCGGTTCGAGGGGGCCGACGGCCTGCGGTCCCGAGGCCTGCGCCTCCTGGCCCCGATGAAGCCCATGCTCGCGGAGATGGCGGTAGACCTCGACGACGTCCTGAAGGAGCACGGCGGCGCCACGGCGATCGAGTACAAGCTGGACGGCGCGCGAATCCAGATCCACCGCCGGGGCGACGCCGTCCGAATCTTCAGCCGCAGACTGAGCGACGTGACGAACAGCCTCCCCGAGATCGTCGCAATCGCCCGCTCCTTCCTGGCCAGGGAGTTCCTCCTGGAGGGCGAGGTGGTCGCGATCGACCACGCGGGCAAGCCGCTCCCGTTCCAGGACCTCATGCGCCGCTTCCGGCGCGTGCACGAGATCGCCGCGGCTGCGGAAGAAATCCCGTTGCGGCTCTACCTCTTCGACCTGCTCCACGTCGACGGGCGGACCCTGATTGACGAGCCGTACCGCGTGCGGTGGGAGCTCCTCGAACGCCTCGTGCCCGCCCAATATCTCACGGCCCGCCGAGTCGCACGGTCGAAGGACGAGGTGGAGTCGTTCCTGAGAGAGGCGCTCGAGGCGGGCCACGAGGGGCTCATGGCGAAGCACCTCGAATCGACGTATTCCGTCGGAAAGCGCGGGAAGAAGTGGTTCAAGATCAAGCCCGCGGACCGCCTCGACATGGCGATCGTCGCGGCGGAGTGGGGGAGCGGTCAGCGGGAAGGCTGGCTCTCGAACTACTGGCTCGCCGTCCGGGATGAGAGGACGGGCGCGTTCCAGATGATCGGCAAGACGTTCAAGGGCCTAACCGACGCGGAGTTCGACGCGATGACGGATCGCCTGCGCAAGCTCGCGACATCGGAGGAGCGGTGGGGGTTCCACGTGCGGCCGGAGGTCGTCGTCGAGGTCGCGTACAACGAGATTCAGCGGAGCCCGCACTATCCGAGCGGGTTCGCGCTGCGCTTCGCGCGGATCGTGCGCATCCGGGACGACAAGGGGCCCGACGAGGTCGACACGTACGCGCGTCTGAAAGAATTGTACGGGAAGCAGTTCGAGCGGAAAGGCCGAGGGCCCGAGGAACCGTAGCCGCCCGAGTAGTTTCACCCACCCCACCGGAACGGGCTTGGGCCCGCAGACGATATACCTCTACTTAGAGGTATGAACGATGGAGATTGGTTGTGGAGCGCGGATCCGAGACTTCGGCGGACGGCGGTACTTCTACTTCTGGCACTACGAACGCGACGACGGACGGTCCTCGCGGAAGGAGGACTATATCGGCCGGGTCGAGTCCGCGCGGGGCCGCGACGAGCTCCTCCGGCGGATGGCCGCCTACCACCGGAAGGCCGAACAGGAGTTCGCCCGACGACGGGAGCGAATCGAGCGGCAGATCGTCCTCGCGGCCCATACCTCTGCTTAGAGGTACGCCCTCACTCGACGTCCCGCGCGGCGATCGTCTCCCGCGTCCGCGCCCCCTGGCCCATGACGGTCAGGTAGATCCCCGCGAGGGCGAGCGCCCCGCCGATGCCGACGGCGATGCCGGGCGTCTGGCTGAGGAGGGCCCACGCGAGGAGGCTCGACCCGATCGGCTCGCCCACGAGGCTCAGGCTCACGACCGGCGCCGGTACCCACCGGAGGCTCCAGTTGTACAGCGTGTGCCCGCCGATCTGCGGGATGACGGCCATCGCGAGGAAGAGGGCCATCTCCCGGGGCACATCTCCGGTCGGCGTGAGGCTCGCCCCCAACACGAGCGCGTACAGGAAGAGGAAGGCGGTCGCGCTCACGTACACCACGAACGCATAGGCGAGGAGCGGGATTCGCTGTCGCAGCGTTCGCCCCAGGAGGAAATAGAAGCCCGCGGCGACGCCGCCGAGGAAGGCGAGGAGGTCGCCGATCCCGCTCGCGCTCCGTGCACCGGAGTCCGCGACCGCGATCACGATGACGCCGCTGAAACCGAGGGCGATCCCGATCGCCATCCACGCGTTGAGCCGCTCGCGGAGGACGAAGTGGGATAGGACGCCGACGAGGAGCGGGTGGGAGGTGACGAGGATGACGGACGAGGCGACGGCCACGTTCACAGCCTCGATCTTCAAGGACCCGATCCAGAGGGTGAAGTGGGTCGCGAGGATGCCGCCGACGCCCATCATCACGAGCAAATCCTTCCGCGCGATCCCGGCGAGGGGCCGTCCGCGGTCGAGGAGGACGACCGGGGACAGGATCAGGGACGCGATCGCGAGTCGGTACAGGGCGATCGTCACGAACGGGGACTCGGACCACGAGATGAAGATCGCGGAGAACGAGACCGAAACGACGGCGAGGGCGATCGCGCCGTACGGGGAGGCACGCACGGGTCCCGACACGTCGCGTGGCTTATGTAATGGCTCCTGACGCCTTGCGATGGACGCCGCGCGCCGGCCACCCGCAGGAGCCCTTAAGTAACGTGGGCTCCCTTGCCCCGCTCCGGAGAGGGGGATTGCGATGAGCCGGCTCGGAATGGTCTTCGGCGTGGTGGGCATCGTCCTGGTCATCGTCGGCTTCGTCGGCCCGTGGTGGACCGTCGACACGTCCGCGTCCCTCTTCGGGCAGACGGTCTCGTCCACGGCGGAATTCCGATTGTTCGGCGGGACCGCGACCGTGAAAGCACCGGGCTTCAACCAGACGAACACGACGGACTACTCGAACGAGCCGAACACGCGCTCCGTATTCCTGACCGGCGCCGCCCTCGCGGGGGTCGCGATTGCCCTCGGGGTCGTGATGGTCGTCCTCGCCGCGATGGCCGGAAGCCGGCCGTCGTTCCGCCGGCTCGCGGCCGCGTGCGGCATCCTCGCCTTCGTCCTGGCGCTCGTGGCGGCCCTGTACGTCATGGCTTCGTTGCCCGCCGCCGTCAACCAGGACAGCCAGGGCGGCCCGATCCAAATCTCCGGATTCTGGGGCACGTCCTCGACGACGTTCCTCGGCGCGACGGCGACGGTGACCTGGGCGGCGGGGTGGGCCTGGTACGTCGTCCTCGTCGGCGCGATCGTCTTCCTTATCGGCGGCATCGTCGCGCTCGTTGCGCGACGGGGCACAGCCGCCCGCGCGCCGGGGGCTGCGCAGGGTCCGCCCGAATCGCCGCCCGAACCCTGAGGCGGGCCCACCGGGGACGCGCAACCTATATCGGTCGCGGCTCAATTCGCCGGTCCAGGGATGCCGATGGACATCTCGGGCGTGCGCAAGATCGCGGTGATCGGCGCGGGGACCATGGGCGCGGGCATCGCCCAGGCGTGTGCCGCGGCGGGCTTCGACGTGACGATGCGGGACATCGAGCAACGGTTCGTCGATCGCGGATTCCGCCGGATTCGAGACCCTCTCGCAAAGCGCGTGGAGCGTGGCAAGATGACCCACGCCGAGGTCGACGCGATCCTCTCGAAGATCCGTGGGG is a genomic window of Thermoplasmata archaeon containing:
- the pdhA gene encoding pyruvate dehydrogenase (acetyl-transferring) E1 component subunit alpha, whose amino-acid sequence is MVDALRVIQDDGSTDPRLDPKLPEAEAVRMYRGMMLQRILDNRMLALQRQGRIGFYGPSLGQEAAIVGAALAMSPDDWIVPQYREPGAALVRGMPLTELLCQLMGNARDPVQGRQMPCHYVYRKGNYLSISSPVGTQIPHAVGIGWAMKLRGDRAAALVFFGDGATSTSDFHAAMNFAGVFRTPTVFLCNNNQWAISVPVAKQTASATLAQKAQAYGFDGVRVDGMDALAVYRATRDAADAARSGRGPTLVEAVTYRLGPHSSSDDPSRYRDEAEVAAWRARDPIARFRRYLERAGRWDEGREARLEQEIGDEITRAVQETERVPPPPLESLFSDVYADMPSRLREQRDALTASPRG
- a CDS encoding tetratricopeptide repeat protein, encoding MRAHELFKQGRPREALAIVRPLLQRKDVDANVCALAAACLGAEGEYLEAARIDRMLCDADPGNPQGWNSLGYDLFHAGDIEGALEAFLHAVKLEPTRASAHYNLARIAARMGDKSKAIEHFAKAVELQPDYKASLDEDPDLRPFKDDPEMLGRLPGAAASEDPYSEYYATRS
- a CDS encoding ATP-dependent DNA ligase, with protein sequence MTPTTSDETPFARLAELARKLEATPKRLEKRALLAEFLRSLRRDEVAPAVHLIVGRIFAESDARALNVGWATLKKAMAGAKQATLNPQPLTILDVSRAFAQVAEAHGPDSVRTRRRILGSLLGRASEDERHVLLKNVFGEMRIGVNEGVMLDGIADASGVPADVVRTAHMFLGDLGLVAEIARFEGADGLRSRGLRLLAPMKPMLAEMAVDLDDVLKEHGGATAIEYKLDGARIQIHRRGDAVRIFSRRLSDVTNSLPEIVAIARSFLAREFLLEGEVVAIDHAGKPLPFQDLMRRFRRVHEIAAAAEEIPLRLYLFDLLHVDGRTLIDEPYRVRWELLERLVPAQYLTARRVARSKDEVESFLREALEAGHEGLMAKHLESTYSVGKRGKKWFKIKPADRLDMAIVAAEWGSGQREGWLSNYWLAVRDERTGAFQMIGKTFKGLTDAEFDAMTDRLRKLATSEERWGFHVRPEVVVEVAYNEIQRSPHYPSGFALRFARIVRIRDDKGPDEVDTYARLKELYGKQFERKGRGPEEP
- a CDS encoding DMT family transporter — encoded protein: MRASPYGAIALAVVSVSFSAIFISWSESPFVTIALYRLAIASLILSPVVLLDRGRPLAGIARKDLLVMMGVGGILATHFTLWIGSLKIEAVNVAVASSVILVTSHPLLVGVLSHFVLRERLNAWMAIGIALGFSGVIVIAVADSGARSASGIGDLLAFLGGVAAGFYFLLGRTLRQRIPLLAYAFVVYVSATAFLFLYALVLGASLTPTGDVPREMALFLAMAVIPQIGGHTLYNWSLRWVPAPVVSLSLVGEPIGSSLLAWALLSQTPGIAVGIGGALALAGIYLTVMGQGARTRETIAARDVE
- a CDS encoding DMT family transporter, whose amino-acid sequence is MDVGRRTYGYLAIVLAAVLFGVWPSLSKLVLNEVHHPLVIAFLVQLIPGIALSPALRGVRIRRPDWRLLLFGALVGSVAGPIVYFYGLDRTTAANSILLSNSESLFTIVLAYAVLGERATRREYVALAGIAVGAFLVTTQLRLGDVRFLEFLIGNAMLVAAAACWGVSNTVSTILLRRVKIVPLLATQLLVAAAVLAPIVLVAGAPLTIPLPIVPILVLLSLSAGGMFSVLFFYAFRTIGAMRTGAVLPTSALWGILLAIYLFPSETLSGVQIVGGALMLLALVAFYVLRGPSEAEGETLKPAASDGPDSP